One segment of Anopheles stephensi strain Indian chromosome 3, UCI_ANSTEP_V1.0, whole genome shotgun sequence DNA contains the following:
- the LOC118513412 gene encoding transmembrane protein 214: protein MSSDWEVVGKQKKSRKQTGGGDKKTQSQNGSESAPKIEDMVDMDEICSLYTDVKDDVFAKLHGLKDAANGGKADPKKTAIAANGKRTATPVRDPQQPGGNKSNQKEPEPAKQTVPSKPTYRNLDAALRAISAPDLHSQLTAVNVSFKDNHLMLLKALTGVLNDKLRVDETDPLYSNKPASYPYKSMPQPLRDVIDDCIAKANEENGKYFYDLTLSNLASDMNKGLPYLGHKLILQAIAIHYPAACVNNLARNAILRNSYQNRNNIGLSLLWALGQGGYSDLDVGLKVWQDIMVPVMELKNYNRYTCEYVQRILKLHRSHRLNLGGSEFLTILSSLTTQPKANRELDEAAQLLVERYVFSAPKASATFAMLFKNVSFITRPEMIYYGLALCLLEDPESAAVWLGLYRQNVETSLAILSYLNTSTQKYCSKLLGEDHFIRFLSDVDKLNEELLQSKKKPEGLKTVTSILKEVQGKSKKKQSSKASSKSSSSVTSVLCSFLLATFLLFGVTGALIGYDTYRAGGKFEASFTGQTLKQAGLLPAVQDAWTCTMKYSARGYKWAEANVPVYYQATSKALGPYVEFSIDFGKVLWNGTKKGFANAKLLVEQKLPVVANFIEQYAPGLPKKIGDASCLLCDTVSTFAVNAYKHTYEFFKTQVFVGKLSMESLGKAFNSTQQAAALYYSWFNDQVDFYAKLK from the exons ATGTCTTCCGACTGGGAGGTTGTTGGCAAACAGAAGAAATCCCGTAAACAGACGGGCGGCGGCGACAAAAAAACGCAATCCCAGAATGGATCCGAGAGTGCTCCAAAAATAGAAGATATGG TTGATATGGATGAAATTTGTTCCCTGTACACCGACGTGAAGGACGATGTGTTTGCAAAGCTTCACGGCTTGAAGGACGCGGCAAACGGCGGGAAGGCCGACCCGAAAAAGACTGCTATCGCCGCGAACGGCAAGCGCACGGCAACACCTGTACGCGATCCGCAGCAGCCGGGCGGTAACAAAAGCAATCAGAAGGAACCAGAACCCGCCAAACAGACGGTTCCGTCGAAGCCAACTTACAGGAATTTGGATGCGGCCTTACGTGCGATCAGTGCCCCCGATCTGCACTCCCAGCTTACGGCCGTGAACGTGAGCTTCAAGGACAATCATTTGATGCTGCTGAAGGCGCTTACTGGTGTACTGAACGACAAGCTGCGGGTGGACGAAACGGACCCACTGTACAGCAACAAACCGGCCAGCTATCCGTACAAATCGATGCCCCAACCGTTGCGCGATGTTATCGACGATTGTATCGCGAAGGCTAACGAGGAGAATGGGAAATACTTTTACGACCTAACGCTATCGAATTTGGCCAGTGACATGAACAAGGGTTTACCCTATCTGGGCCACAAGCTAATACTGCAGGCAATAGCGATCCACTATCCGGCGGCGTGCGTTAACAATCTGGCCCGCAATGCAATCCTGCGCAATTCGTACCAGAATCGTAACAATATCGGGCTCAGCTTACTGTGGGCTTTAGGGCAGGGTGGGTACAGTGATCTGGACGTGGGGCTGAAGGTGTGGCAGGACATTATGGTGCCGGTGATGGAACTGAAAAACTACAACCGGTACACGTGTGAGTACGTACAGCGTATCCTGAAGCTGCATCGATCGCACAG ACTCAACCTAGGCGGCAGCGAGTTCCTCACCATCCTGAGCTCATTGACGACGCAGCCGAAAGCGAACCGGGAGCTGGATGAAGCCGCCCAACTGCTGGTCGAACGGTACGTGTTTAGCGCGCCGAAAGCATCGGCCACGTTTGCGATGCTGTTCAAGAACGTCTCCTTCATCACGCGACCGGAAATGATTTACTACGGGCTGGCGCTGTGCCTTTTGGAAGATCCTGAAAGTGCTGCCGTGTGGTTGGGTCTGTACCGGCAGAATGTGGAAACTTCGCTCGCAATTTTGAGCTACCTAA ATACTTCGACTCAAAAATATTGTAGTAAACTATTAGGGGAGGATCACTTTATCAGATTTTTATCGGACGTGGATAAGCTGAACGAAGAACTACTACAGTCGAAGAAGAAACCGGAAGGACTGAAAACGGTCACAAGTATACTCAAG GAAGTTCAGGGCAaatcgaagaagaagcaatcgTCCAAAGCGAGCAGTAAATCTTCTTCCTCGGTGACGTCCGTCCTCTGCAGCTTCCTGCTGGCCACATTCCTGCTGTTCGGTGTTACAGGCGCCCTCATAGGCTACGACACGTACCGGGCCGGCGGCAAGTTCGAGGCTTCGTTCACCGGCCAGACGCTGAAGCAGGCGGGCCTGCTGCCGGCAGTACAGGACGCATGGACCTGCACGATGAAGTACAGTGCCCGCGGCTACAAGTGGGCCGAAGCAAACGTACCGGTGTACTATCAGGCTACCAGCAAG GCCCTTGGACCATACGTagaattttcgatagattttGGTAAAGTTCTCTGGAATGGCACGAAGAAGGGTTTCGCCAATGCTAAGCTGCTGGTCGAACAGAAGCTACCAGTGGTGGCCAATTTT ATCGAACAGTACGCACCGGGACTGCCGAAGAAGATCGGGGATGCTTCATGCTTGCTGTGTGACACCGTGAGCACCTTCGCGGTCAATGCGTACAAGCATACGTACGAGTTCTTCAAAACACAGGTGTTTGT
- the LOC118513413 gene encoding ankyrin repeat family A protein 2, with amino-acid sequence MSSSPNSDEDRKIDFNPLLLASGKRKSAFLPYKPSNTVLTNLQRGNTEANIPSEICLNFHEKTGQGEITEEQVRAEQAVDAVDSDHFTPLHWACYYGQLAAASILIKCGADVNKQATDMITPILLAGAGGHNEIVRLLVDKGAVVNHMDIVGNTALMYAAAGNHPHTCNELLNAGASFTDTNEDGESAYSLAVKNNANLAQAVLENHITALLMT; translated from the exons ATGAGCTCGTCGCCCAATTCTGACGAGGATAG aaaaatcgatttcaatccgctgctgctggcgagTGGCAAAAGGAAAAGTGCCTTCCTGCCCTACAAACCATCAAACACGGTGCTAACAAATCTGCAGCGCGGAAACACCGAAGCAAACATTCCCAGTGAAATTTGCCTAAATTTTCACGAAAAAACGGGCCAAGGAGAAATAACCGAGGAGCAGGTGCGAGCCGAACAGGCAGTCGATGCGGTAGATTCTGACCATTTTACACCACTACACTGGGCGTGCTATTACGGCCAGCTGGCTGCAGCCAGTATACTGATAAA GTGTGGTGCAGATGTTAACAAGCAGGCAACGGATATGATCACACCCATCCTGTTGGCCGGTGCCGGTGGGCACAACGAGATCGTACGATTGCTGGTGGACAAGGGAGCGGTTGTTAATCACATGGACATTGTGGGCAATACTGCGCTCATGTATGCGGCGGCCGGCAATCATCCGCACACTTGCAACGAGCTGTTGAACGCCGGGGCCAGCTTTACCGATACGAACGAAGATGGAGAGTCCGCCTACTCACTGGCGGTGAAAAACAATGCCAATTTAGCGCAAGCTGTGTTAGAAAATCACATCACGGCACTTTTGATGACGTGA